Below is a window of Humulus lupulus chromosome 2, drHumLupu1.1, whole genome shotgun sequence DNA.
aaacactaggttgtctTAGAGAAAGACTTTGGAAGATTGTGAtcttgtttcaaagcggtttggattccttgcaatacctagcattcaacaaggacaaaatgttagagaatccaaagggtgtagtcattgttctgCTACGCATCTTGTAAGTACTCTAatgattttattattgtatttacgtatctctgtaatattcacatgcttgtatgattttatgctttctactatgtatattatttttaatatatatttattttcaatattCACAGTCATTGTTCTGCTACGCATCTTGTAAGTACTCTAatgattttattattgtatttacgtatctctgtaatattcacatgcttgtatgattttatgctttctactatgtatattatttttaatatatatttataagaagcatacatatatacttatataaataAGATCCTACAATATCACCCAAAACCCACATATTACACAATAGATCAAGATATATTACAATAAACACATAGATCTAACCATTGATACTGAGATAAACTTACCCACTTGTGATTCCAGGTTCGCGATAGGCGATTGAGCCAGAAATGTCGAGGTTCTACCTCAAGGATTCGATCACAAGGGAAGAAGACCCAAATTCATAAGGGAAAGAGCTGAGTGACGAGGATGACCATGGTGTATGGAGTGGGCTAAGTGAGGAGGACGACCATGGTTCCACTAGAACACAGAGAAAGAGAAATAAGAAAATGAACAAGCGACTGGAACACAAAGCAAATGttgaataaagaagaaaaaaaaagggcaATTAGGGCCACTTTGGTTGTATTAGAATTCCATTGGAAAGCTTTTCCTAACTTGCTATTtccaaccaaacaaaagaatGGGGCCATCATCATCCCATTTTTTTCCTATCTTTACCAAACGGGCCCTTAATTgctatattttataatttatgaCTAATTTGCTAAATCACGTATATTTGAGGGGTGTCTTGCTAAAACCCTTTTACAATTAAGTTTTTCCCAAGAGCAGTCgtaaaagttttctctaagacaCCAAACCCTGATTTTCCATTACTcatcttcttcctcctcttcCAGTTTCAGGACTTTCTCAATATTATTTTTATCTTGAAAAGGAGTGAGAAGCAGATTATGTCGGGGCTGGCTTGCAACTCTTGCAACAAAGAATTCAACGACGATTCTGAGCAAAAGTTCCATTACAAGTCTGAATGGCACCGCTACAATCTCAAGCGCAAGGTTCGTGTTTCAAAAAATTTCCTAAACCATACCCTTTACCTATTTGGATCAAATTTCGATttataagttttaaattaaacCCTTAGTATTGCTTTCTTGTTATTGGGTTTTCGTTAATAGTTATTtatttctatatatttatattaagcATGCCCTTTTCCTATTGGAACCGAAGATGGTGGTGATTCTTGGCTAACAAGCCGTCATAATAATAATTTATGTTTCTTTTTATACCTTTGGGTTCGTTTCACATCCAAACATAGGTTGGAGGGATTAATTTTTACCGTATATCATTTTGTATTTTTGAGCTTTTTTTAGCTGAAGATTTTGTTGTGATGGAGTTGAATGTTTGGGTGCCGGATTTGTTTGTCCAGCAGCTAAGCTCATCTGATTTCATAATTTTTGTTTTAGCAGAGTATGGATATTATGTTAAACTAAACTGGCTTCTCGCTTCTCGTGCCATTTAATTGTCCTGACTAGATAAGCACGAGTTATTCGAATTTGTTGTGAGGTTCTTCGATTGTTTTTCAGTGTGGTGTCCTTAGTGAACCTCATAGTTAAGTACATCTGTTTTGGGCCTGAATATTTTATAACTAGTTATTCTTTGGGCTAAACCTATATCAGATAGCTGGGGTCCCTGGGGTTACAGAAGTATTATTTATGGCTAGACAAGCTGCTCTTGCTCAGGAGAAAAACAAGTTAAGCGAAACCCCGATGCTCTACAGCTGTGGTCTCTGTGGCAAAGGGTATAGAAGTTCCAAGGGTCATGCTCAGCATCTTAAGTCACGAAATCACATCCTGAAGGCTTCTCAAGGGGTCAATAATCAAGATGAGGACATGGCAATCATCAAGCCGCTGCCACGTCGTGTTGTGAATAAGGCTCCTCTGCAAAGGGATGCTCCTAACGATGAAAgtgaagaaagtgaagagagtgAAGATGAGTGGGAGGAGGTTGATCCTGAAGAAGAATTGATTGGTGAAGCTACAAAGTCTTTGACTGGCTTGAACGTTGATGAGCATGCTTCTGATGATGACATGGACGACAAGGATGATGTTGAAGAGTTTGATCAGTTGGATCCATCTTGTTGCTTTATGTGTGATTTAGAGCATGATAACATAGAGAGCTGCATGGTTCACATGCACAAGCATCATGGATTTTTCAATCCTGATGTTGAGTACTTGAAGGATCCTCAAGGCTTTCTTACTTATCTTGGCCTTATGGTCAGAAGGGATTTCATGTGTTTGTACTGTAATGATAGATGCCACCCCTTTAGCAGCTTGGAAGCAGTTCGGAAGCATATGGTTGCAAAAAGCCATTGCAAAGTACACTATGGTGATGGTGGCGATGATGAGGAAGTAGAGCTAGAAGAGTTCTATGATTACAGCAGCAGGTTTTTCTCCTTTCTCCTTTCTCCTTTCTCATAACTCTGGTTCTGCTTTTGTATCTGTGGAACCGTATGTTTATGTGATTTTTGTAATGTATCTAATCAGGATTCTCTTTTATCTTTTGATACAGCTATGTGGATGAGTATGGTAAGCAGCTGGTTGCGTCAGGTGATACCAACGCTGTGGAACTTGCTGGGCCCGAGCTCCTTATAACAAGGAGATCTATCGATGGAGTTTCAACCAAAACACTTGGTTCCCGGGAATTCTTGCGCTATTACCGCCAGAAACCACGCCCATCACCCATGCATGACAAGGCCATATCAGCTGCTCTGGCCTCAAGGTTTGCTTCTTTTTTCTTCTATAGTCATCTGTACCTCAGCGATAATAATAGCAGACAACTAAAAGAAGACTTCTTGAATTTTGAGTTTCAGGTACAAGAGCATGGGACTGGCGACTGTGCAGTCAAGAGAACGTATGGTgaggatgaaagtgatgaaggaaaTGAATAGATCAGGAGTGGAGGCCATGCGAAGTAAGATGGGAATGAAGAGTAATGTCATTAGGAATTTGCCTAAGAATGTCACATATTAATTCATCATTGTACGCAGTCCTTTGGTTAATTGACATTTTGTGGAGATTATAACTTGTTTGTGGACATCATTTATGAAAAAAATAAGTTTTCCCCAAAAAGGTCATAGGTATGTTTTGTCTTGCAATTTGCCCGTCTTTGATGGGTTCACTtcagcaaaaataaaaataaattattcatacTAAAGTTATCTATTCTGTCTACCTATTATACCTTATTTTCATAACTATTATAAATGTTTATTACATATAAATGTTTTGTTACTAATAAATAGTATTGGtattattgctactactactttATCATTACTATCTTTAGTCACTTTTACTATCATCCATTCTAAAATATTTTTTACATAAGAAAATAGGTTTTAAACGTAGGGAAGCCTCATTTGATTAGAGACTTTCAATTCTTTGTTTTTCTCCAATTCACTTATTCTTGTTGGTTATGTACATAGAGAGTAATTGatgaaaatgaattttttttttttaagttattttgcaCTCAAGTcttgttttgataattttttgtaagATGATTTCTGTCTAAAATTTCAACCAGCTATCCGAAGTGTTGGAGgtcatttttgtaaaaaaatatcaaaactaaaCCAAagtacaaaataattttaaaaaatatactatTTTGTCAAGGACCCTATCTACATATGTGCTATCAATCTTTCAATACACTTTTGGTGGGACTTAAATGGACTGGAGCACTTAATTTTTGGGTTCAAAATGTTTCCTCTTATTTTGTCTCCCTAGTTATGCCTATAAAAATGgtgtcatattttttttatttcaaaaaaaaattgtgatactTTTAttatattaggttttttttttctaattcgGCCCATTGATTGACTAAGCGTTACTGACTCACCTATAAGCAGCGGAACACACGTGGTGTATCTTGACTCCTTTGAGCTAAGGTCAGCCTTCTAACCATTTCACATTTTTCGTGCATCGTATGCTTTTCACACACTTTTGTGTTTAGAACAACTCCTCCCGAGTCATGTTCTCAAGCCTTTATTAGAGCACCCATACATCAAGGCTCTCTAGCCAAGATACTAACATTGTCCATAGGTTTCCACTATAGCGAATCAAATCGCAACATTGATGCTCACTCACACATTTTTAAGGTAGGTGGCATGTGTAGCCAATCACCAACACCAAAATGACGTGCCAATGGCTCTCGTCATCCTCCATTCAATATTGTCTGAATAACTTCTATCATGGCCCAAGGACTTCGAtatgtccatggtccaatccttaaGGCACCGTGCCTCCATGCATGTTGGCATGCCCTCGAGACTAGCTGTCAAACTAGCAACAGACCTCTGTCCATTTCAAACAAGGTGCAACCTTCCGTTATGGCTATCTCGTGTTGAACCTCATGGCCATTGCACACCACAACGCCTCTCAGAGGTCTAAGCCATGTTCCATGCAAGTGGCATATTGGCAAGCTAAATGAAGTGTACCCACAAACCTTTGGCAGCATAATTCAACGAACTACCTGGTTGGCACTATAATGTCCATAAGTACTCATACTCCTCATGGAGACATATTAGTCCCCTCATGATCCTCATATACCTGTCCTACTAACCCACATGGCTAGTAATAGCTTAATTAGTGCacctgggtggtggagagctaagtttttagccttctactaggaacatatatgatttttgtttaGGAGACATATGGTGGTGCAAATTCATCAATTCTCCAAATCTTCCAAATTTGATCGCACCATTGCATTCATTGAATCTTAAATATGAGGAATGTCAATTCATGTATATTTTCGTGCATTATTGAAGATAATTATGAAAATGTCATTATTGTACAAACTAGGCATTACCATGCCTACCAACATGCCACTAGCATACGTATTCGCATGGACACCCTCCTAGCTTGTAACATCCCCTCAAGGTCGGCATGTTATACTAAGTATATCCTAAGGCTAAACCATGAAATTATATTTATTGAAAAATTTACGTACTTGTTTTATTGCCAATTTTATTTTAATCATAATAGTAACACAGTCTATTTTGACAATGTATACagaaaaagttaaaaaaatatatattttgatctattaattattattattattattattattctatttTGACAATATATACAgagaaagttaaaaaaaaaatttgatctattaattattattagggtaagtaaccatttggtaccctatgtttttgcaaagtatcattttggtaccttctgttttcaataatgctcatatggtaccctgtattttaaaatcatacatatttggtaccctaaattcaaatttaattaataaaattttatcaatttaatcaaactgctgtcaattatgtaaattccaaatttaaatttaattacttaattacatataactgatgacagtttgagcatattgacaaaattttatctatcaaatctgagtctaaggtatcaaatatgtataattttaaaatacagggtaccatataagtattattgaaaatagagagtaccaaaatgatactttgcaaaaatatagggtaccaaatgagtgaattcccttattattattattaacggggatgctcaattttttttaaagagcatacattatctatataaatatatatatagaataatgTAGAGGATTTTAAAATCTAAGAGCACTCCCAACAACCAACAAGTGCTCTATTCTATACTTTAAAACACCTCACCAAAACACTACTAGTTTGCTTATAACTTTTACATTACATTATATATTatcttctctatttttttctactatattatttaaatattatatattacaatatttataatatatatatatatatccatatataatatcaaaatataattttactttattttaaattaatccaaaataaaataagctaaaatataaactaattcaaaatataaaaataattctcaatattataattataataaaatatgaaaaataatatgtatatataaataaatacacgCACGAACAcaaacatatatgtatatataattttttttttaaatattactaAAATCatgtaatattatttataatatcaaacttatatatctttatatatatactagatagaaGCAACTTGCACgacatgtttgcttagttttaaaattgtaaatattgtctataattttaataaaaattggttatctgttttttttaaaatatatatatatatataatagaatgaattatagttctatagcatatataaatatttatatcaataatctctacatatatgacatttaaacataacgttgacataaatatatatatacatggttacatcacatatatatataaaatacaataatatttaaaaagaaattaataatagaaataaaataagaacagaaaaagtcatagtgtagagagtagtatacatgcatcaactatttatagtttttaatgtatctcacaatgtcctttagtgaatttgatgaagaaaaagagcttcaatcacttgataaaaaagaaattatcacacaaatttataagataaaaaatgatatgtatgtatttattatttttaaataaatatgatttaattatttaaattatcataaaatatctttaaaatatcctattttaattaattaatttttgtttaagtttatgtttgttctagtttttgaatttggcactgagaacaaaatattatatattatatgtttaatataatattaagtttaagtttaattaaattttatttaagttataaaatatattgttttattatttttaaataattattattgtaaaatatctcaaaaatatcttattttaatttgtttaattttatttaagtataagtcatgtttataatctaccgttaaatataataatattctgttaaatataagaatattctatcaAAGTTAacgggaaaaaaataaaaaactgttaaaataaaaaaatgtccttatttacatactttttatatagaagagatataaaagtATGTATCTAacgaattttttatttatttatttgtcaaCTTTAACACAATCTTACatatatacctttaaaactaattaaaaaatacaataaactagatatttgataattatattaatataaattcaaatattataaaatatcattattataataatatttaatacatttttttttcttttcaattttataagttaaatttatcttttaaatttaatatatataaataatgttGACACGATTTTCCATCAACTTAAGAACATtagagcatggattcaagaatagagatatgagaaaatatataacaatattttatagtgaTTTGACCTAAAAAAAGATGACCTATGTCTACTTTTAacttttattgatatttaagcTTGAAAAGTCATAGTTTTCGGCAAACTTATGTTGCTGGTTGTTCTATAGTCCTCATTCACTTTGATATAACATAAAGACTGAATAGTACAAGAATATAGCTTCTCAATCTATAGATACTATGAGTTGCCTCCTCCATTTGAGTTGCCTAAGCTATTGGGCTTGGCTCGAAAATAATACATTACAAAGTTATAACCAAGTTGATTTGGTTGTGTCTTGGATAAATAGCGACTCTATCATTTGTTATTAATCTTGTTAGCACGCGATTTCCTGCGATGAACGAACAAGAATGCACTAAGGGGAATTAGCGACCAGGCTTGTTGTTAGCGTATGATAGCTTGCTTTGTACGAATAGAGATAGAAAAACATGAGTGGATGACCAGACTTCTCTGTTAGCATATGGTGACCTTATATAAGCAAACATGTACATTAGACTTGCTTGTTAGTGCATTACAACCTTCTATGGGTGACCAGGAATAAAAGAGTGTCATTAGGCGACAAGCCTCCTTCTGTTGGCGCTTAGTAGCTTATTTAATGTGAACAAGATTGGTATATGTTATGATCATCTTTTCTTTGAAAGAAATAGCAATTAGGTCTGAGATCCTAATTATTGCTATATTTTTTGACACGTCATCATGCCAAAAAATTTGTATAACAGATAAATATTTAGGATAGATAATTATTATACAAACTCGATAGCAAGATTTAAATTtgatattttcttaatttttaaatatatatttttttaaaattagatGTGGTtactattaatattttcaaaagaaaaaatatgTGACTGATCTTATCCAATAAAAAACCTAGACATttaataaaaatttgaatttcaagGAATTTTGATTCCAACCAAACTAAGTGATTagcaaatattaattaataaaatataattcttaaatatagatataaagttttttttaagaAGTACTATTATcgtatatattataaatattttagagTTTAAACTTCCAATGTTAGATTAATATGAAAGTGGGCATATGAACAATtatatatacatgtaggcggaattaatatatagaatgaacatatacaaaaaaggatcgaatattgtatacctccagccattgctattgataacctcgatctagctttagatctacaaaagaaaaagaacagaagttagaacgagtacacgggcttccaagctctcactaactcttttagatggagttactgaaagtcagaatgagccgcgagcttgggga
It encodes the following:
- the LOC133819191 gene encoding cytoplasmic 60S subunit biogenesis factor REI1 homolog 1-like; translated protein: MSGLACNSCNKEFNDDSEQKFHYKSEWHRYNLKRKIAGVPGVTEVLFMARQAALAQEKNKLSETPMLYSCGLCGKGYRSSKGHAQHLKSRNHILKASQGVNNQDEDMAIIKPLPRRVVNKAPLQRDAPNDESEESEESEDEWEEVDPEEELIGEATKSLTGLNVDEHASDDDMDDKDDVEEFDQLDPSCCFMCDLEHDNIESCMVHMHKHHGFFNPDVEYLKDPQGFLTYLGLMVRRDFMCLYCNDRCHPFSSLEAVRKHMVAKSHCKVHYGDGGDDEEVELEEFYDYSSSYVDEYGKQLVASGDTNAVELAGPELLITRRSIDGVSTKTLGSREFLRYYRQKPRPSPMHDKAISAALASRYKSMGLATVQSRERMVRMKVMKEMNRSGVEAMRSKMGMKSNVIRNLPKNVTY